A segment of the Thermoplasmata archaeon genome:
ACCGCGTAGGCACTGCGCAGCCGGCTCTCCCCCGGATGCAGGAGCATCGACGAACGTGGTATCGGCCCGACCGGTCCTTAAGACGATGGGCGACGGGCCCTGACCCCGCGAGGAGCGCTACCAGCCCACGGGATAGCCGCGGCGCTGCTCGTCGAGCCACCGGCGCAGCGGCTCGAAGTACTCGAGCAGGCCGCCCGCATCCATCCGGCGCTCACCGGTCAGGGCTTCGAGGGCGTCCGGCCACGGCCGGCTCGCCCCCATGGCCATCATGCGCTCCAGGCGTTCGCCGGCCGCCCGCGAACCGTAGATCGAGGCGCGATGGAGGGGCCCCGGGACCCCGGCCTCGCGCACGAGCGCACGGTGGAACTGGAACTGGAGCACGTGGGCGAGGAAGTAGCGGACGTACGGCACGTTCGCCGGGACGTGGTATTTCGCGCCCGGGTCGAACTCCTCCTCGCCGCGCGGAGCGGGCGGGGCGATCCCCTGGTAGCGTTCCCGCATCTCCCACCAGCTACGGTTGTATTCGTCGGGCCCGACCTCACCGGAGAACACCTTCCAGCGCCAGCGGTCGATCACGAGGCCAAAGGGGAGGAACGCGACCTTCTCGAGCGCTCGCGCGAGCAGCTGGCCGGTGTCGTCCGGCATCGGGTCGTCCTCGGTCGCGAGCCCGAGCCGCCGCAGGTAGTCCGGTGTGATCGAGAGCGCGATCGTGTCCCCGAGCGCCTCGTGAAAGCCGTCGTGGGCGCTGTCGCGGAAGAGGAACGGCTGTCGAGCGTAGGCGCGCTGGTAGTAATTGTGGCCGAGCTCGTGGTGGACGACCCCGAAGTCCTCGGCGCTGATCTCCGTACACATCTTGATCCTCAGATCGCTCTCGAAGTCGAGGTCCCAGGCGCTCGCATGGCAGACGACCTCGCGGTCGCGCGGTCGGCTCAAGAGCGACCGCTCCCAGAAGGTCGACGGCAGCCTCTCGAGCCCCAGCGAGGCGAAGAACGACTCGCCGAAGCGGACCATGTCGACCGCGGTCGTCCCGCGCGCGACCAGGGCGTTCGTGAGATCGAACGTGGGGCCCGAGCCGGGGGGTGCGAGCAGCGGATAGATGCCATCCCACTGCTGCGCCCACATGTTGCCGAGGAACGGCGCGGGAATGGGGCCCCGCTCCGGGACCCGTTCGGGACCGTAGACCGATCGAAGGCGGTCCCGCACGTACGCGTGCAGCGAGCGGTAGAGCGGTTCGACCTGCTTCCACAGCCGCTCGACCTCTCGCTCGAATTCCTCGGGGTCCATATCGTACTTCGAACGCCACATCTCCCCGGTGTCGCGGAAGCCGAGCTCCCGCGCCCCCCGGTTCGCGAGCGAGACGTACTGGGTGAAGTCCGAGCGAATCCCCCGCCCGATCCGATGCCAGCCGGTCCAGGCGTCCTCGAGCGCGACCGGCGCGCGGCTCTCGGTGAGGATCCTCGACAAGCCCTGGAGGTCGGTCGGTTCGCTAGCGCCGACGGGTTGGTACCGGCCCTTCGCGTAGGTCCCCTGCATCGCGGCCACGAGCCGGGTCAGCTCCCGCGCCTCGGCCGGATCCGAGGGTGCGACGAGCGGCAGGCACAGCCTCAGCAGGTGGGACTTGCGACGCTCCTCGGGCGGTAGGGCACCGTCCGGCCAGCGACGCGACGCCTTCGCCAGCTCGACCGTCGTTCCGATCAGGCGCGCGGAGGCCCGGGCGGCGAGCGCCTCGGTGTCGGCGGTGATGTACGTCGC
Coding sequences within it:
- a CDS encoding M2 family metallopeptidase translates to MRAARDEADGVREFLDDAESRLLDLSIESSQADWVHATYITADTEALAARASARLIGTTVELAKASRRWPDGALPPEERRKSHLLRLCLPLVAPSDPAEARELTRLVAAMQGTYAKGRYQPVGASEPTDLQGLSRILTESRAPVALEDAWTGWHRIGRGIRSDFTQYVSLANRGARELGFRDTGEMWRSKYDMDPEEFEREVERLWKQVEPLYRSLHAYVRDRLRSVYGPERVPERGPIPAPFLGNMWAQQWDGIYPLLAPPGSGPTFDLTNALVARGTTAVDMVRFGESFFASLGLERLPSTFWERSLLSRPRDREVVCHASAWDLDFESDLRIKMCTEISAEDFGVVHHELGHNYYQRAYARQPFLFRDSAHDGFHEALGDTIALSITPDYLRRLGLATEDDPMPDDTGQLLARALEKVAFLPFGLVIDRWRWKVFSGEVGPDEYNRSWWEMRERYQGIAPPAPRGEEEFDPGAKYHVPANVPYVRYFLAHVLQFQFHRALVREAGVPGPLHRASIYGSRAAGERLERMMAMGASRPWPDALEALTGERRMDAGGLLEYFEPLRRWLDEQRRGYPVGW